In Desulfovibrio sp. 86, the following proteins share a genomic window:
- a CDS encoding zinc ribbon domain-containing protein: MNNAVYFEQIKQLVELQKVDDAIHTVRQEMERAPSELDSLEQRFSASETQRNYIVDKLTHLQDQQKRLSLEIDDDSARIKKSKNKLMQVENTREYHAMMREMDSMEKVNRSREEEKMTLMEELQFQKDALAEIDLTHMGIKAELEVKRDGLEEKLQKGNAALTELNAKRAEVSKAIPQPVFMRYEFIRERLEHPVIVAVKEGICSGCHIAVPPQSFIELQRGQQILSCPNCQRLIFWCEHFSVADAPQCAPKPQTLTD; the protein is encoded by the coding sequence ATGAATAATGCCGTTTACTTTGAACAGATAAAGCAGCTTGTTGAGCTGCAGAAAGTTGATGACGCCATTCACACAGTACGGCAGGAAATGGAGCGTGCCCCCAGCGAACTGGATTCGCTTGAACAGCGTTTCAGCGCCAGCGAAACGCAACGCAACTATATAGTGGACAAGCTGACCCACCTTCAGGATCAGCAAAAGCGCCTGTCGCTTGAAATCGATGATGACAGCGCCCGCATCAAGAAAAGCAAGAACAAGCTTATGCAGGTGGAAAATACGCGCGAATACCATGCCATGATGCGTGAAATGGACAGCATGGAAAAAGTGAACCGCTCCCGTGAAGAAGAAAAAATGACTCTCATGGAAGAACTGCAGTTCCAGAAAGACGCGCTGGCCGAAATTGATCTCACCCATATGGGCATAAAGGCCGAACTTGAAGTTAAGCGTGACGGCCTTGAAGAAAAGCTGCAAAAAGGCAATGCCGCGCTTACCGAGCTCAATGCCAAACGCGCCGAGGTCAGCAAAGCCATTCCCCAGCCCGTCTTCATGCGCTACGAATTCATCCGTGAACGCCTGGAACATCCCGTCATTGTGGCTGTTAAAGAAGGCATCTGCTCTGGCTGTCACATTGCCGTTCCGCCGCAGTCTTTCATCGAACTGCAGCGCGGCCAGCAGATTTTGAGTTGCCCCAACTGCCAGCGCCTCATTTTCTGGTGCGAGCACTTCAGCGTGGCTGATGCGCCGCAATGCGCCCCCAAGCCGCAGACGCTGACTGACTAA
- a CDS encoding Nif3-like dinuclear metal center hexameric protein yields MQVAELINTIEEVAPLKAAAPWDISGLQVASLRHEVNSIAVCLDPTPHSVRQCLDLGAQFILSHHPLTLKPSLPAKLDAYHDVLRLLLRADVPLYAAHTSLDVNPRGPAGWLATDLRLDNLTVLEPVAPADADGHMLGYGLAGDLPQPQTVEHIIRALESILDLSTATLSGPPPGKIDRLAYCTGSGSSLLAAAHEAGAQLFITGDVKYHTALDAEIPLLDVGHHSLEEEMMRRMCHVLQQRAHGVAVHFVPSASPFRTVALS; encoded by the coding sequence ATGCAAGTAGCTGAATTAATTAACACCATTGAAGAAGTTGCGCCTTTGAAGGCAGCAGCCCCGTGGGACATTTCCGGGCTTCAGGTGGCAAGCTTGCGGCATGAGGTCAACAGCATCGCGGTCTGCCTTGACCCGACGCCGCACTCCGTCAGGCAATGCCTTGATCTTGGAGCGCAGTTCATCCTGAGCCATCACCCCTTGACGCTCAAGCCCTCGCTGCCGGCAAAACTTGACGCATACCATGACGTGTTGCGCCTGCTTTTGCGCGCGGATGTTCCCCTGTACGCGGCCCACACCTCGCTGGACGTCAACCCCAGAGGGCCTGCGGGCTGGTTGGCCACAGACTTGCGGCTTGACAACCTGACTGTGCTTGAACCGGTAGCCCCTGCCGACGCGGACGGGCATATGCTGGGATACGGCCTTGCGGGCGACCTGCCGCAGCCCCAGACTGTCGAGCACATCATTCGCGCGCTTGAAAGCATTCTTGATCTTTCCACGGCGACCCTGAGCGGGCCGCCCCCAGGAAAAATAGACCGGCTGGCATACTGCACCGGTTCCGGTTCATCACTGCTGGCTGCGGCCCATGAGGCCGGGGCCCAGTTGTTCATTACTGGTGATGTAAAATACCACACTGCGCTGGACGCTGAAATCCCGCTTCTGGATGTGGGTCACCACAGCCTTGAAGAAGAAATGATGCGCCGTATGTGCCACGTGCTCCAACAACGTGCTCACGGTGTCGCAGTGCACTTTGTGCCTTCTGCATCCCCGTTTCGCACCGTTGCCCTGTCATGA
- a CDS encoding nucleoside deaminase translates to MENMRFMKRAVELSKESMRLGGGPFGAVVVKDGKIIGEGMNRVVPLNDPTAHAEVVAIREACQKLATFDLSGAVVFASCEPCPMCLSAIWWARIEKIYFCNTREDAAAAGFDDAAIYQELSRDLTERKLPIEQLHCDEACNTFATWLSDAGKTAY, encoded by the coding sequence ATGGAAAATATGCGCTTTATGAAAAGAGCCGTCGAGCTTTCCAAAGAAAGCATGCGGCTTGGCGGGGGACCTTTTGGCGCAGTCGTTGTGAAGGACGGAAAAATAATTGGCGAGGGCATGAACAGGGTTGTCCCCCTCAACGACCCTACCGCCCATGCCGAAGTTGTGGCCATACGCGAGGCCTGTCAAAAACTTGCAACCTTTGACCTCTCGGGCGCGGTGGTCTTTGCCAGCTGTGAACCTTGCCCCATGTGCCTCAGCGCCATCTGGTGGGCTCGCATAGAAAAAATATATTTTTGCAATACACGCGAAGATGCGGCAGCCGCGGGTTTTGATGATGCGGCCATTTACCAGGAGCTCTCAAGAGATCTGACAGAAAGAAAACTGCCCATCGAACAGCTGCATTGCGACGAAGCATGCAACACATTCGCCACATGGCTCTCCGATGCTGGCAAAACGGCGTACTGA
- the dcuS gene encoding DcuS/MalK family sensor histidine kinase has protein sequence MNFVKNNSLFIRLVMMVSLALCPPILLSHLASSYFISKYGFEQAEQTVSNVAQLSAESPVVIEGMRSPKGDAWLQMAGFLRMLTSVSGVKFIVLIDMHGNRIYHPEEQKIGAHIVGGDEGEALQGKTYISSARGTFGFSQRAFRPVFNESGQQIGAVVVGIMSRDIEKNVSGLTSHMTWLFSLALVIGLLLAVLLSRKIKKILFGLEPHQIARLLEERNAILSTVREGIIAINRNNRLVVVNEMAEKILRSAGVQGELLGRPVQEVVPSTRLDAILKEGKPEYDCEQNINGQIIMTNRSPIIIQGKTIGAVATFRDMTEMRALAERMTGLSNYAEALRSRSHEYLNKLHVISGLLRNKRYEELEEYLSQIIGSKIRETSSIKLNVQDPILVGLLESKFSRANERHVTLTLGGSGVIPPLSPTGSHALVTILGNLVDNAFDAVSYTQEKHIDLSVHCEDDTLVITVADTGRGINEEHLPEIFKKGFSTKGAGRGIGLYMLLLTLDELDGSIEVDSHVGQGTSFTVHIPLAMLTSGGRA, from the coding sequence ATGAATTTTGTCAAAAATAACAGCTTGTTCATCAGGCTTGTAATGATGGTCAGTCTGGCCCTCTGCCCCCCCATACTTCTGAGCCATTTGGCAAGCTCGTATTTCATCAGCAAATACGGCTTTGAACAGGCGGAACAGACGGTCTCCAATGTGGCGCAACTTTCCGCAGAATCGCCTGTTGTCATTGAAGGAATGCGGTCTCCAAAAGGGGATGCCTGGCTTCAGATGGCAGGTTTTCTTCGCATGCTCACAAGTGTTTCAGGCGTAAAATTTATTGTGCTCATAGACATGCATGGCAACCGAATATATCACCCCGAGGAGCAAAAAATCGGCGCGCACATTGTGGGCGGCGACGAGGGCGAAGCGTTGCAGGGCAAGACCTATATTTCTTCCGCGCGAGGCACGTTTGGTTTTTCGCAAAGGGCTTTCAGGCCCGTGTTTAACGAAAGTGGCCAGCAGATCGGCGCCGTTGTGGTTGGCATCATGTCTCGTGATATTGAAAAAAACGTATCCGGTCTTACCAGCCACATGACGTGGCTGTTCAGCCTTGCACTGGTCATTGGCCTTCTGTTGGCCGTTTTGTTGTCACGTAAAATCAAAAAAATTCTTTTTGGCCTGGAACCGCACCAGATCGCCCGGCTTCTTGAGGAACGCAACGCCATCCTGAGCACTGTACGCGAGGGCATCATCGCCATTAACAGAAACAACAGGCTTGTTGTCGTCAATGAAATGGCTGAGAAAATCCTGCGTTCCGCAGGGGTGCAGGGAGAGTTGCTGGGACGCCCCGTACAGGAAGTGGTGCCGTCAACGCGCCTTGATGCCATTCTCAAGGAAGGCAAGCCTGAATACGACTGCGAACAGAACATCAATGGACAGATCATCATGACCAATCGATCCCCCATTATTATTCAGGGCAAAACCATTGGCGCTGTGGCAACATTCCGGGATATGACGGAGATGCGCGCCCTGGCGGAGCGCATGACGGGGCTGAGCAATTATGCAGAGGCTTTGCGATCCCGCTCGCACGAATATCTGAATAAATTGCATGTTATTTCGGGACTGCTGCGCAACAAGCGTTATGAAGAGCTTGAAGAATATCTGTCGCAGATCATCGGCAGCAAAATACGCGAAACTTCATCCATCAAACTTAATGTGCAGGACCCAATTCTTGTCGGACTTTTGGAAAGCAAGTTCAGTCGTGCCAACGAACGCCATGTTACACTGACATTGGGCGGAAGTGGTGTTATTCCACCGCTTTCGCCAACAGGATCGCATGCTCTTGTAACAATACTTGGCAACCTTGTGGACAATGCCTTTGACGCTGTCAGCTATACGCAGGAAAAGCACATTGATCTGTCCGTGCATTGCGAGGATGATACTCTTGTCATAACCGTTGCGGATACCGGGCGGGGCATTAACGAAGAGCATCTGCCGGAGATCTTCAAAAAAGGCTTTTCCACCAAGGGGGCGGGCAGAGGCATCGGCCTGTATATGCTGCTTTTGACCCTTGACGAGCTGGATGGATCCATTGAGGTTGATTCTCATGTGGGGCAGGGGACGTCCTTTACGGTGCATATTCCCCTGGCCATGCTCACCAGCGGAGGGCGGGCATGA
- a CDS encoding response regulator, whose amino-acid sequence MIRTIIVEDDPMVADIAAGYLERIDEFSLEHTARSGEDALALLRACHVDLVLLDVFMPGMDGMELLRIIKSQFFHTDVIMITAAQNSEDILKALRLGVADYIVKPFTYERFRESMLQFQEKRRLLMSPEVAITQDILDRRIFIKKPEGGAGRPKGIDAQTLEAVVSVLKEQPGLFSLKDIERVAGISRISLKKYFDYLAETGRLGSSKGYGGQGRPVTLYNWLG is encoded by the coding sequence ATGATCCGCACAATAATCGTTGAAGACGATCCTATGGTGGCTGACATTGCCGCCGGATATCTGGAGCGTATTGATGAGTTCAGCCTTGAACATACCGCCAGATCGGGCGAAGATGCCCTGGCTCTGTTGCGTGCCTGCCATGTGGATTTGGTGCTGCTCGACGTGTTCATGCCCGGAATGGACGGTATGGAACTGCTGCGTATTATCAAATCCCAGTTTTTTCATACAGATGTCATTATGATCACGGCAGCCCAGAACAGCGAAGACATCCTGAAGGCCCTGAGGCTTGGAGTGGCGGATTATATCGTCAAACCCTTCACCTATGAGCGCTTTCGGGAATCTATGTTGCAGTTTCAAGAAAAGCGCCGCCTGCTTATGTCGCCTGAAGTCGCCATAACTCAGGACATCCTGGACAGGCGTATTTTCATAAAAAAGCCCGAAGGGGGCGCTGGCAGGCCAAAGGGTATTGATGCCCAAACCCTTGAAGCCGTAGTGTCAGTGTTGAAAGAACAGCCCGGCCTCTTCAGTCTTAAAGACATTGAACGCGTAGCTGGAATTTCGCGTATTTCTTTAAAGAAGTATTTCGATTATCTGGCGGAAACCGGACGGCTTGGCAGTTCCAAGGGGTACGGTGGGCAGGGGAGACCGGTAACCCTGTATAATTGGCTGGGTTGA
- a CDS encoding Ada metal-binding domain-containing protein, protein MPRIVTMAFVLTLALLAATPGMTAQAEWPAYRGNVKSRIYHNNGCKYFNCKACTVPLASPQEAKAKGFRACKVCGG, encoded by the coding sequence ATGCCACGCATAGTAACCATGGCCTTTGTTTTGACTCTCGCCCTGCTGGCGGCAACTCCGGGCATGACCGCCCAGGCGGAATGGCCTGCCTACAGGGGGAACGTAAAATCACGCATTTACCACAACAATGGTTGCAAGTATTTCAATTGCAAGGCGTGCACTGTGCCGCTGGCCTCTCCACAGGAAGCGAAAGCAAAGGGCTTTCGGGCCTGCAAAGTGTGCGGCGGGTAG
- a CDS encoding IS3 family transposase (programmed frameshift), with protein MSGTSAKTSSTVEIVNITPRRRWSVGEKVRLIEASMAPGQSVSLVARTYGVAPNLLYRWRKQMSEGGKTAIGANDEVVSVAEVKALKKRIRQLERVLGNKTLEVEILKEAVRIGREKKLNLAAALVRRGGFPVKRVTDALAVSRSNTYERSRSPRPRPERYSKAEDAFLLPLIVELLGGRQTYGYRRIQRLLNRQLVADGRTPVNHKRVYRIMRQNNLLLARFTGSQPDKAHTGKVSTLQRNQRWCSDGFEIACDNGERVRVIFALDTCDREVMAYAATTGGYSADMAQSVMLACVEKRFGDVKTLQPVEWLSDNGSCYTARETVTFAAALGIVSKFTPVRSPQSNGMAEALVKTFKRDYVFCNDRPDAETVMALLPCWFEDYNENAPHKALRMLSPREFIRSLQILECPV; from the exons ATGTCTGGAACTAGTGCTAAAACAAGTTCAACGGTGGAGATAGTAAACATAACGCCCCGTCGCCGTTGGTCTGTCGGCGAGAAAGTTCGCCTGATAGAGGCCAGCATGGCCCCAGGTCAGTCGGTTTCTCTGGTGGCACGAACGTATGGCGTTGCTCCCAATTTGCTTTACCGCTGGAGAAAGCAGATGAGTGAAGGCGGCAAAACAGCCATTGGAGCCAATGACGAGGTTGTCAGCGTTGCCGAAGTAAAGGCCCTGAAAAAGCGAATCCGTCAGTTGGAACGCGTCCTTGGCAACAAAACACTGGAAGTGGAAATCCTCAAAGAAGCTGTTCGCATTGGCCGCGAAAAAAAACTTA ATCTCGCGGCTGCCCTTGTCCGGCGTGGAGGATTTCCAGTGAAACGGGTCACAGACGCCCTGGCGGTGTCCCGATCCAACACCTATGAACGTAGCCGCAGCCCACGGCCTCGCCCGGAACGATACAGCAAAGCAGAAGACGCATTCCTTCTACCGCTGATCGTCGAACTTTTGGGCGGACGCCAGACCTACGGCTATCGGCGTATCCAGCGACTGCTTAATCGGCAACTGGTTGCCGATGGGCGCACTCCGGTCAACCATAAACGTGTGTACAGGATAATGAGGCAAAATAACCTGTTGCTGGCACGGTTTACTGGCAGCCAACCTGACAAGGCACACACGGGCAAGGTTTCCACACTACAAAGAAATCAGCGTTGGTGCTCTGACGGGTTTGAGATTGCCTGCGACAACGGTGAGCGGGTGCGCGTCATTTTTGCCCTGGATACTTGCGACCGAGAAGTTATGGCCTATGCCGCCACCACTGGCGGGTACAGTGCTGACATGGCGCAAAGCGTCATGCTGGCATGCGTTGAAAAGCGGTTTGGGGATGTCAAAACATTGCAGCCAGTTGAATGGCTCTCCGACAACGGCTCCTGCTACACGGCAAGAGAAACAGTAACGTTTGCCGCCGCCTTGGGCATCGTCAGCAAGTTTACTCCAGTTCGCAGCCCTCAAAGTAACGGTATGGCTGAAGCTCTCGTCAAAACATTCAAAAGGGATTACGTCTTCTGCAATGATCGACCGGATGCCGAAACTGTGATGGCGCTACTCCCTTGCTGGTTTGAAGACTATAATGAAAATGCCCCGCACAAGGCCCTGCGGATGCTCTCGCCTCGTGAGTTTATCCGTTCATTGCAAATCTTGGAGTGTCCGGTTTAG
- a CDS encoding SLC13 family permease, producing the protein MTTQILSPPVLQESNKKLYVSCIKWGTTILAPSMIILACFYGGLSKEVAYFLGLTACAVCMWATGVMPSNLVAMMLPVSYILVGVGTPHDMLVSWTAPMGWLVLGGLLTGLVLSHTGLAKRIALWSLHKTSGSMFTLLCGLLLVGFIIAPLLPTALGKGILMSVICIGICDAAKYAPKSREASVIMLAGFLASTAPRMGLYTGGGDVTLALELMKSTGVALTWGDYFIQNYVPNIVYCVCSMLLLLPVLRPKQNINTRSYVESQYRQIGTISTIEKRAVCLFIILTALMMTDKYHGINAGWTIMLIGFISFIPGLGLVDKKQLETLKLGPVFFVVGCMAVGAGAKVTGVDKLIAAQLLPLLSGKGELFTIVSTYLSATTLKFLLTPVAAAGAFTVPLVEIARSLGMNPLGLIYTFIYGLDQFVLPYEYAVLLVYYATGYVSLSSIVKFFTARLFMTLILLVIVFYPYWKLAGAI; encoded by the coding sequence GTGACCACACAAATTCTGTCGCCACCAGTGTTACAAGAATCAAACAAAAAACTTTACGTATCTTGCATCAAATGGGGGACAACCATCCTAGCGCCAAGCATGATAATTCTTGCATGCTTCTATGGCGGGCTTAGTAAAGAGGTAGCCTACTTTCTGGGGCTAACAGCGTGTGCCGTTTGCATGTGGGCGACAGGTGTTATGCCAAGCAATCTCGTCGCCATGATGCTGCCTGTCAGTTACATTTTGGTGGGAGTGGGAACGCCGCACGACATGTTGGTCAGTTGGACAGCGCCTATGGGGTGGCTGGTTCTTGGTGGGTTGCTAACTGGTCTTGTTCTTTCGCACACAGGGCTGGCCAAGCGCATTGCCCTTTGGTCGCTCCATAAAACGAGCGGCTCCATGTTTACCTTGCTCTGTGGCTTGTTGCTTGTCGGATTTATCATTGCCCCATTGCTTCCTACGGCACTCGGTAAGGGCATTCTTATGTCGGTCATCTGTATCGGCATTTGTGATGCTGCTAAATATGCCCCCAAATCACGTGAAGCATCGGTCATCATGTTAGCCGGATTTCTTGCCTCAACAGCGCCGCGCATGGGGCTGTATACAGGTGGCGGAGATGTGACTCTGGCTCTGGAACTGATGAAGTCAACCGGAGTCGCTCTGACCTGGGGCGACTATTTTATCCAAAACTATGTGCCGAACATTGTCTATTGTGTATGCTCAATGCTGCTCCTTCTGCCGGTGCTTCGCCCGAAACAAAATATAAATACTAGGAGCTATGTAGAAAGCCAATACCGGCAGATCGGAACAATAAGCACCATAGAAAAGCGGGCGGTATGTCTGTTCATCATCCTGACTGCATTGATGATGACTGATAAATACCATGGCATAAATGCCGGTTGGACCATCATGCTGATCGGGTTTATCAGCTTTATCCCAGGTCTTGGGCTTGTAGATAAAAAACAGCTGGAAACACTGAAGCTCGGTCCAGTCTTTTTTGTAGTCGGCTGCATGGCTGTCGGCGCAGGTGCAAAAGTCACAGGCGTGGATAAGCTTATTGCTGCCCAACTACTCCCCCTCCTTAGTGGCAAAGGAGAGTTGTTCACTATCGTCAGCACGTATCTTTCAGCCACAACGCTTAAATTTTTATTGACCCCAGTAGCGGCAGCCGGAGCTTTTACTGTCCCCCTGGTAGAGATTGCGAGATCTCTTGGGATGAATCCTCTTGGTCTTATATATACCTTTATATATGGGCTGGATCAGTTTGTGTTGCCCTACGAGTACGCTGTTCTGCTCGTGTACTATGCCACCGGATATGTCAGCTTAAGCTCTATAGTGAAATTTTTCACAGCACGGTTATTCATGACCTTGATTTTGCTCGTCATCGTCTTTTACCCGTACTGGAAATTGGCCGGAGCCATCTGA